Within Runella rosea, the genomic segment CTAAAAAATCGGTCAAACACATAAGGAATATCTTGCTCTGGAATACCAATTCCTTGGTCCCGAATGACGATATTTAATGTTGAATCAACTTTTGCAGTGTTTAAAAAAATGTCTTTTCCTTCGCCCGAATATTTTGCGGCATTGGAAATAAGGTTGATGAGAACATTTTTGAGCAAATGACGGTCAACACACACCTCCGAATCGCCAGTGTGTATATATTGAACCTGTTGGTTTTCCTTACACACCGAACGGAGTTCGTCTACCATTTCTTTGCAAAATTCGTAAAGATTAAACACCACTGGCACGTTGCGAATTTGGCCTTCTTCCAGTTTTCCCAACGATAAGAAATCATTCAAGATTTCGGTCAGATTATTAACCGTCGATTTTATGCGTTGAACGTGTTTTTGACGTTTCTCATCTTCTTCGCTGTGGACGTAACGTCCAATCAATGAGGCTGATGACAAGATTGTGGCCAAAGGAGTGCGAAACTCGTGTGAGGCAATGGTCACGAATTTTGTTTTCATATCGTTCAGTTGGCGCTCTTTTTCAAGGGCTCGCATTACTTCCTGCTTCGATTGTTCGAGTTCTTCCATTGCTCGGGCCAGCTCACGAGTACGTTGTTCGACCCGTTTTTCTAAGTCAGCGTTTAGGTTTTGGATTTCGTGGTGGGCTTCAAGCAGCGCAACTTCTTGTTTTTTTCGTTCCGAAATATCAATGATAAAACTGACGATGTAGTCGCCGTCGCTGGTACTAAACGGACTCAGACTTACCTCTACCGGAAACTCGCTATCATCTTTGCGTTTGGCTTTTAAATCAAAATTGCCGCCCATGCTTCTGGCTTTGGGTTGCTGGGCGTAATTCATGCGGTGATCAACGTGCTTTTTTGCGTACCGTTGAGGAATAAGGGTCTCAATTTTCTTGCCGAGCAATTCTCCTTCATCATACCCAAACAGCGCCTGTGCCTTTGGATTTACCAATTGAATTTCTCCCCATGAATCTACCACAATAATCCCCTCTGTTGCACTTTTAAAGAGTGCATGTAACATTTCGACGTGTCTTCTCATCGCTTGGGTTTGCTGAATAAATACTTCTAACATACCAAATACGGTGGTTATTGTGATTTTTGCAAGTGTTAATTGTATAGGTATATAAAATAGTCAATATTTTATTGGCTATTTTGTTGATATACAGATGGTTGAAAATTTTTTACACAAAATCATCCCTAAAAGCTCAGCCGTGATTTTAAAACACCTGACTGAAGATTGCCGTCTGTGGAATGTCATTCCAAAGGCGGGCATCGAAAGCCATACTGATGTTGCGTATAAAATTTCTCCCTTTTTCAGTAACGGTAAGATGATACGGCTCGATAATAACCAACTCATCTTTTTCAGGTTCTTCTAATCTTGTAAGGGCATCATATAGTTCTTTACACTGCTCTTTAGAATCGTACCAAGACGTTTCAAAATTGCACATCAATCGTTGGATGTGACGGCGCAGTATCAGGTCTTCGCGGGTTAGCACGTGGCCTCTAAACAAAGGAAGTTCGTTGGATTTCAGTCGTTCGTAATACTTCTCAACGGTCTTTTCATTTTGTGCATAGCCCCACCAACAATCACTAATGGCTGATACGCCCAGACCAATCAGCAAATTGGTTTGGGTGGTGGTATAACCCATAAAATTGCGATGGAGGCGTTTTTGTTGAACGGCTTCGTAGAGACCATCTGTCGGTAAAGAAAAATGATCCATACCGATGTCGGTATAACCAGCTGTTTCTAAAGCTTCCCGACAATTGTCGTAAATCGCCAGTTTTTTGGCGGCATCGGGCAAATCCATTTCCGTAAACTTACGCTGTCCGGGTTTTACCCAAGGCACGTGTGCGTAGCTGTAAAGTGCAATCCGGTCGGGGCGCAATTGAATCACTTCATTGATAGTCTTTGCCACGGTACTGATTTGTTGCTGGGGCAACCCATACACTAAATCATAATTGACCGAATTGTAACCGATTTCGCGTGCTTTTTCGGTCAGGTGTTGCACCTGTTCGTAGGTTTGCGGACGGTTGATAAGTTCTAAAACAATCGGGTTAAAGTCTTGTACTCCAATACTTATGCGTCGAAAGCCAACTTCGTAAAGCGCTGCCAAGTGCTCATCGGTCGTATTTGCGGGATGTGCTTCAAAGCCAAATTCGGAATCGGGGTGAACATCGGCCTTTTCGAGCAAGCCATTAATGAGTCTTTTTAGGTTTTCGGGACTAAAAAAAGTAGGAGTACCTCCGCCCAAGTGAATTTCCCGCAGTTGGGGACGAGTAGGTAAAAAATCAGTGTAAAGTTGCCATTCTTTCAACAGCGCATCAATATAGGGGTGCTCTACTTTGTGATTGACCGTGATGCGGGTATTGCAGCCGCAATAGGTGCAAAGACGCTCGCAAAATGGCAAATGTATATATAAGCTAATGCCCTGAGTGGCGTTGCTTACTTCAAAAGTATCGTTTACGAGGTTTTTCCAACGCTCGTCAGTTACAGGTGTTTTATCCCAATAAGGCACCGTGGGGTAACTCGTATAGCGCGGGCCTGGGACATTATATTTTTGTAAGAGTTGACTGTTCATGGTGAATACTGAAAGGTAACTTTATCAAAAATCAACTTCTTTGGCCGAGTAAAATATGATAATCGTCATGTATAGCTAAAAACCGTCATGAGAATATGAAGAGAAAAATCGCGGCTATTCTTTATAAAAAGAAGATGTGATTAGTTGTAATCTGTTGATTAACAGGGGTTAATGTGATGGAGTAGATTGACAGCCGAGCCAGTGAAGGGTAATGCTATGAAGCATAGGGGTTGAATCACAACCCGGAAATGTAACAAAAGTCACTGTGCGTTATTCGCCGTGACAAACGGGGATTGTAACCAAATAAAGAAGCAGGAACGTAGGATTAAGGTTGAAAAAAGGCAGGGGTGATTTTGCGAAGATTTAGAAAACTGTCTTGTAGATGGTCAAAGTCTCCGTCGGTGGTGACAAGCTCAAGATTGAGAAGCGAGGCCGTAGCCGCAATCCATAAGTCGTTTTTACCCATATTTCGTGGAGTGCGAAAAGGGTAATGTGTATAATCTGGATGGTTGCGTTGACTGTAAGCATCTATACCAACGTAAGAAGGTAACAGAATATCGCTTATGTCAATTACCCGGACAATGTTCAAAAACGTTTCCAGACGTCCTGATTTTACCTCATTCCAGCCCTTTCGATAGGCAATAGATTGAATTTCGGCTACATTTACAAAGGAAATATAAATTAATTGGTCGTCAGGATTGAGCTTTTTGAGAAGCTCCAAACCTCCTTCTTTGCGAGTTACCTGAAGAATAATATTGGTATCAAAAAGCAAATTCATTATTTTGAAAGCATTTTGAGGGCTTGTTCGATTTCCTCGTTCGTAAGCCCCTCTCCTTTGATGTCGTAGAGCTTCTTGGGATCATAGCCGGTCTGTTTACCAAATGCAGTCGTACCTCCTGCCGCAAGAATCTCTTCGGCAGC encodes:
- the hemN gene encoding oxygen-independent coproporphyrinogen III oxidase, giving the protein MNSQLLQKYNVPGPRYTSYPTVPYWDKTPVTDERWKNLVNDTFEVSNATQGISLYIHLPFCERLCTYCGCNTRITVNHKVEHPYIDALLKEWQLYTDFLPTRPQLREIHLGGGTPTFFSPENLKRLINGLLEKADVHPDSEFGFEAHPANTTDEHLAALYEVGFRRISIGVQDFNPIVLELINRPQTYEQVQHLTEKAREIGYNSVNYDLVYGLPQQQISTVAKTINEVIQLRPDRIALYSYAHVPWVKPGQRKFTEMDLPDAAKKLAIYDNCREALETAGYTDIGMDHFSLPTDGLYEAVQQKRLHRNFMGYTTTQTNLLIGLGVSAISDCWWGYAQNEKTVEKYYERLKSNELPLFRGHVLTREDLILRRHIQRLMCNFETSWYDSKEQCKELYDALTRLEEPEKDELVIIEPYHLTVTEKGRNFIRNISMAFDARLWNDIPQTAIFSQVF
- a CDS encoding type II toxin-antitoxin system VapC family toxin — translated: MNLLFDTNIILQVTRKEGGLELLKKLNPDDQLIYISFVNVAEIQSIAYRKGWNEVKSGRLETFLNIVRVIDISDILLPSYVGIDAYSQRNHPDYTHYPFRTPRNMGKNDLWIAATASLLNLELVTTDGDFDHLQDSFLNLRKITPAFFQP
- a CDS encoding PAS domain-containing sensor histidine kinase produces the protein MLEVFIQQTQAMRRHVEMLHALFKSATEGIIVVDSWGEIQLVNPKAQALFGYDEGELLGKKIETLIPQRYAKKHVDHRMNYAQQPKARSMGGNFDLKAKRKDDSEFPVEVSLSPFSTSDGDYIVSFIIDISERKKQEVALLEAHHEIQNLNADLEKRVEQRTRELARAMEELEQSKQEVMRALEKERQLNDMKTKFVTIASHEFRTPLATILSSASLIGRYVHSEEDEKRQKHVQRIKSTVNNLTEILNDFLSLGKLEEGQIRNVPVVFNLYEFCKEMVDELRSVCKENQQVQYIHTGDSEVCVDRHLLKNVLINLISNAAKYSGEGKDIFLNTAKVDSTLNIVIRDQGIGIPEQDIPYVFDRFFRAQNSGTIQGTGLGLNIVYKYVQLMNGNIHLDSKLNEGTRVSLVLPT